The following coding sequences are from one Papilio machaon chromosome 8, ilPapMach1.1, whole genome shotgun sequence window:
- the LOC106720191 gene encoding dynactin subunit 4, with product MAYLTQPDYVKYACSCGQIKPITSLYFCRHCLQIRCGFCICHEVDSHYCANCLENMPSSEARLKKNRCSSCFDCPSCFHTLSTRATLAQPRQTPEQGSGDSKVENKQAKKMYYLSCFNCRWTSRDVGIPDQPVASGGWPERVNPNATRINQLLDYYKAIAQQEKQEKLDRERKKFAIRGKYITLTDKTGLTGAMARNIAGLPSSESTMSAIANFVPSEASADVEELSEDFYTKELNLNQITSMPQRLAAPEWQPSSVSRLYPIAKLLSVKRSQRCRACDHNLTKPEYNPGSIKFKIELLAFYHVPEVKIISYEPMKPGCTSALLLKLTNPTGHEMQVRLLQPEEVPDTEDRLEEPNSLEKSLEKSLNLEKDNLWYETVQRKADVTATCRVVTPDVTLTLAQRDDAAEYDDDATHDANDIILWRKSNKLALRLQVRCGEEVEAGSAAEAALTLQYRYRNTVPAPHEPRDHTLHATLMLQLGHVSG from the exons ATGGCTTATTTGACCCAGCCAGATTACGTGAAGTACGCTTGTTCTTGTGGTCAGATCAAACCGATAACAAGCTTGTATTTTTGTCGCCACTGCCTGCAGATACGCTGCGGCTTTTGTATATGCCATGAA GTGGACTCTCATTACTGCGCCAACTGTCTGGAGAACATGCCATCATCAGAAGCAAGGCTGAAAAAGAACAGATGTAGCAGTTGTTTTGATTGTCCCAGTTGCTTTCATACACTTTCCACAAG ggcCACACTGGCTCAACCACGGCAAACACCGGAACAAGGATCCGGTGATTCTAAAGTGGAAAATAAACAAGCTAAGAAAATGTACTACCTGTCCTGTTTTAATTGTAGATGGACATCAAGAGATGTTGGTATACCGGACCAGCCAGtag CCTCTGGTGGTTGGCCAGAGAGGGTAAATCCGAATGCCACCCGCATAAATCAACTCCTCGACTACTACAAGGCCATAGCCCAACAGGAAAAGCAAGAAAAATTGGACAGGGAGCGGAAAAAGTTTGCCATCAGAGGAAAATACATTACACTTACT GATAAAACTGGTTTGACGGGTGCAATGGCTAGGAACATAGCCGGTCTACCTTCCAGCGAGAGTACAATGAGTGCTATAGCCAACTTTGTGCCGAGTGAGGCTTCCGCTGACGTTGAAGAGTTATCAGAGGATTTCTACACTAAAGAACTGAACTTAAATCAAA TAACGAGCATGCCACAGAGGCTTGCCGCTCCGGAGTGGCAGCCGAGCAGTGTGTCACGGCTGTACCCGATCGCCAAGCTGCTGAGTGTGAAGCGCAGCCAGCGCTGCCGGGCCTGCGACCACAACCTCACCAAGCCGGAGTACAATCCAGGATCTATCAAGTTTAAAATCGAACTCCTTGCATT CTACCATGTGCCGGAAGTGAAGATAATATCGTACGAGCCGATGAAGCCGGGCTGCACGTCTGCGCTGCTGCTGAAGTTGACCAACCCGACCGGCCACGAGATGCAGGTGCGTCTGCTGCAGCCCGAGGAAGTACCCGACACAGAGGACAGGCTGGAGGAGCCCAACAGTCTGGAGAAGTCGCTCGAAAAGTCGCTCAATTTGGAGAAA GATAATCTGTGGTACGAGACGGTGCAGCGCAAAGCTGACGTGACGGCGACGTGTCGTGTGGTGACGCCCGACGTGACGCTGACGTTGGCGCAACGTGACGACGCCGCGGAGTACGACGACGACGCCACGCACGATGCCAACGA TATAATCCTGTGGCGGAAGTCCAACAAGCTGGCCCTGCGGCTGCAGGTGAGGTGCGGGGAGGAGGTGGAGGCGGGCAGTGCGGCGGAGGCTGCGCTGACGCTGCAGTACCGGTACCGCAACACTGTGCCTGCACCTCACGAGCCGCGAGATCACACGCTGCATGCCACACTCATGCTGCAGCTCGGACATGTCTCAGGGTAG
- the LOC106720179 gene encoding protoporphyrinogen oxidase → MAVILGGGIGGLSTAYYLLKNNVSNNNNLKLLLLEATNYCGGWIKSIKTKDYIFEQGPRTIRPKGIVGLNTLNMIQDLGLSEHVFPIKSDHPAAKNRMIYVNNSLHLLPSSLKSVFQTNEPFSKPLIYAIFNDLRSPQKQMKDDSIYNFAERRFGKEIADYAISPMICGICAGDAKEISVKFLMKTLFEWEQNYGGVMKGMMKSFLKGKNDNDLYFSELAKRAQEEKWNVYTIKGGIANFPATLLQHLRENNVDIKLNNKVNEIEFVDSSTVKLINRSGEEIMANHVYASIPSHALADLVVKQHPDLAANLKGIPFVTVGLVNFYFDSDKPLISPAFGFLVPPIENSPILGVVFDSCCLPDQNGTVLTVMLGGRWFEEKFGLNITEKELFEIAQREVRSILNIKEKPAAHHVQILNKCIPQYIIGHYDRVDNVRQYIQDNNLPISLVGSSYDGVGINDVIYSAKTQVQ, encoded by the coding sequence ATGGCAGTAATACTTGGTGGAGGAATAGGCGGATTGTCCACCGCTTACTATCTGCTCAAAAACAATGTaagtaataacaataacttgaaattattattactagaaGCAACAAATTATTGTGGAGGATGGATCAAGTCAATAAAAACGAAGGATTATATATTCGAGCAGGGACCGCGGACTATCCGGCCTAAAGGTATCGTTGGATTGAACACTTTAAATATGATTCAAGACTTAGGTCTCAGCGAACACGTCTTCCCCATAAAATCCGATCACCCAGCAGCTAAAAACAGAATGATTTACGTTAATAACTCGTTGCATTTATTGCCGTCTAGCTTAAAAAGTGTTTTCCAAACAAATGAACCATTTTCGAAGCCACTTATTTATGCAATATTCAATGACTTGCGTAGTCCACAAAAGCAAATGAAAGATGATTCGATTTATAATTTCGCCGAAAGAAGGTTCGGTAAAGAGATAGCAGATTATGCAATTTCTCCTATGATATGTGGCATTTGTGCCGGAGATGCCAAAGAAATATCTGTGAAATTTCTTATGAAAACACTTTTTGAATGGGAACAGAATTATGGTGGTGTCATGAAAGGTATGATGAAGTCATTCCTGAAGGGAAAAAATGACAATGATTTATATTTCAGTGAACTAGCGAAAAGAGCTCAGGAGGAAAAATGGAATGTGTATACAATAAAAGGAGGTATTGCCAACTTTCCGGCCACCTTACTGCAGCATCTCAGAGAGAACAATGTGGATATTAAATTGAACaacaaagtaaatgaaatagaATTTGTAGACTCAAGTACTGTGAAGTTGATCAATAGATCAGGAGAAGAGATAATGGCAAATCATGTGTATGCTTCTATACCTTCACATGCTTTGGCAGATTTGGTTGTGAAACAGCATCCAGATCTGGCAGCAAATTTAAAAGGTATACCATTTGTGACAGTTGGCTTGGtcaacttttattttgattcaGACAAACCTCTTATTTCTCCTGCATTTGGATTTTTGGTGCCTCCGATAGAGAACTCACCTATTCTGGGTGTTGTGTTTGACTCCTGCTGTCTTCCGGATCAAAATGGTACAGTTTTAACAGTGATGTTAGGTGGAAGGTGGTTTGAAGAAAAGTTTGGACTGAATATAACTGAAAAAGAGTTGTTTGAGATAGCACAGCGTGAAGTTCGGTCCATATTGAACATAAAGGAGAAACCGGCAGCGCATCATGTCCAAATTCTGAATAAGTGCATTCCTCAGTATATAATAGGTCATTATGATAGGGTGGATAATGTGAGACAGTATATACAAGACAACAATCTTCCAATTTCTCTTGTTGGCAGCAGCTATGATGGAGTAGGCATCAATGATGTCATTTATTCTGCCAAGACTCAGGTTCAGTGA
- the LOC106720126 gene encoding uncharacterized protein LOC106720126 translates to MSPSRPKLCDKKLKSAEIKLLKILHKIDNMKLSNSYISRLMLPECKKPFISETFNQNITFYYLGIAVLIIIFTYWWIYPSFASERCTLEIPSTALTLFRPPEDCSMCDSVSQVARLGNLTPEEFERRFAYSPTPVIVTDATRHWKAIKEFNFNFFADFYRNGKMGNKINECFFFAYKSGLRSLGEVLSMDAARANLSGAPWYVGWSTCYDEETRRLRQYYDRPYFLPRTAESDTIDWIFMGGPGQGAHMHVDSVRRVSWQAQVRGRKRWQLAPPPECLYTCRALTLTVHPGEILVVDTNRWYHMTHVLPGDLSITIGAEYD, encoded by the exons ATGAGTCCCTCGAGACCCAAACTCTGCGACAAGAAGTTAAAATCGGCtgaaattaaactattaaaaatactccataaaatagataatatgAAACTAAGTAACTCGTATATATCGCGATTAATGTTACCAGAGTGTAAAAAGCCATTTATTTCTGAAACTTTTAATCAAAACatcacattttattacttggGTATTGCtgttttgataattatatttacgtaTTGGTGGATTTATCCCAGTTTCGCTTCGGAG CGATGCACTCTAGAAATTCCGTCTACAGCGCTGACTCTGTTCCGTCCGCCGGAAGACTGCTCGATGTGTGATAGCGTGTCACAGGTGGCCAGACTCGGTAACCTCACGCCTGAGGAGTTCGAGCGCCGCTTCGCCTATAGCCCCACGCCGGTCATAGTCACCGACGCGACCCGGCACTGGAAAGCTATCAAA gAATTTAACTTCAATTTCTTCGCTGATTTTTATCGTAACGGTAAAATGGGCAACAAGATCAACGAATGTTTCTTCTTCGCCTATAAATCTGGTCTGCGTTCGCTGGGGGAGGTGTTGTCTATGGATGCGGCGCGCGCCAACCTGTCGGGCGCACCCTGGTACGTGGGCTGGAGCACCTGCTACGACGAGGAGACCCGCCGGCTAAGGCAGTATTACGACCGACCCTACTTTCTGCCGAGAACCGCAGAGAGTGATACTATTGACTGGATATTTATGGGTGGGCCCGGACAAGGAGCTCATATGCAC GTGGACTCGGTGCGGCGCGTGTCGTGGCAGGCGCAGGTGCGCGGCCGCAAGCGCTGGCAACTGGCACCGCCGCCCGAGTGCCTCTACACCTGCCGCGCCCTCACTCTCACCGTGCATCCCGGGGAGATAC TGGTGGTGGATACAAACCGGTGGTACCACATGACGCATGTGTTACCCGGAGACCTCAGCATCACCATCGGCGCTGAATACGACTGA